ATAGACGTTGGACCATGCTATTTCATATCATCCTCACTGTCAAATATCTTCATATTCCCATTGATTTAGACCTTTCATTTTAACCAACTTTTCAACTATACTTTCACCATCCACATTCAATGATGTACTTTAATTAACGACACCccttaacaattttattttaatttaatttaacattattatatgtaatagttcaagcACATAGCAGATATTCTTTCTGAGCTGATTTttccttaaagttttaaaatgcatgttagagagaagtttcaaGAAATGCTCTGTTTCCCTCTTCCAcctattataatttaaatgtcTCGATATTTTCATGTATTTCTTGTCACATGCTCATGTTACCTACTTGTCGTgtataaaattgaaggttACTATACCCACAAACCAAAACAAATTCACTTGACAGGTTTTGTACTCACtcatgttttatgaaattttttctaaaagatCAGGAGccataaaaaggaaaatccgaaaaatatattttttttttttgtttgttgccaataaacatataaatttgacaaaataaaaatttacccaaataataaaacatttaaaatcatctatcaaagaaagaacaacaaaTTACGAATATTTATTTAGGGTTCTTCAACTGACCtccaaactttttattattattattattattttcactttttgatCGTCTTCTTCTCGTTCTTGGCCTTCTCTGCCCTATCCACCAACCAGTTAAATATGGTGCCATAGACAAGCTCCACATTCTCCTTCGGCTCGCCGATCAACTGGTGCCACGTTCCGGGATAAACCTTCAACGTCTTGTCCTCACTCGCCGCCGATTCGAACACAAATCTCGCCGACCGGCTGTCGCAAACAACGTCCTCTTCCCCATGAACCATCAGCATCGGAATCCTAATTTCATGGCAGTTCGTCTTTATGTACTTGCAGACTCGAAGAAACTCCAATGCCGTCGCCATCGGCGGTTTTCCCGAGAATCGCCGATTGGGGTTTCTAGCCACCAATCTCCTCTTCCACTCCTCTTTGTACGATTTACCCGCGAGCGGTTTCGATACGACCAATCGCAGTGACGGCGCTAAAGACGCCGCTAATGGAAGAAGCTTCTCCAATGGCCAAATCGGTTTGAATTTCGCCGATATTCCACACATGGAGCCGTTTAACACGATTCCATTCCAAACCTCCATTTGCTTCAGGGCAATAAGCATCGAAATTGCGCCGCCTAGTGATTCTCCATAGAGAAAGGCCGGGAGGGTGGGATTCTGTTCTCGAACAGAGTCGAAAAACAGAGTGCAATCAAGAACGAGGAGTTCAATATCCGGGATATAACCAGGGGAGCCTTCGGAGCGGCCATGACCTTCAAGATCCAGAGAGCAAACAAGGAACCCATATTTGGCTATGGCGACAGCAGTGAGCTCGAAGATCCATCCGCTGTCAGAGGAGTAGCCATGGACCATGGCTACAACCCCTTTGAGCTCTCCGTCTGCAGCAGGGCGCCATGATTGAGTGAAGATTTTCATCTTCTGGGCATTGAGGATGAAGCTTTCATAGTGAGTAACTTTGTGTTTCTTGTAGAATTCTTCTCTTGTTAGGCCTCCATAGGGGCTGTTTTCGTTGGCCTCGTTTATTGGGTGTGACATTTTTAACAACAGAGGGAGTGATGAAGAAGATAAGTAGggatatgtatatatatatatatatgtgtgaaTTTGGTTTCAATGAGTGTGCGTAAACGTTTTGGTCGAGTTTTCAAGGGACAACGACATTGAAGCATGACGTGGGTCGAGCAGCATCAGAACATACCAAAATTTAGTGTGAACAAAAGAACCAACTAAACATGTAACTGTCTCTAATCACAATAAACTtccattttttccctttctttttcatttaaactataattatcTGTCTCTTTCTCGACCCATTCTCGACTTTATTGGTTAAATGTATTAGTGAGAATAACAAGAGTGCTAGAAAAAGTATACTTTCTATGGTCGTGTTAATGTTAAACAATATTGAACCAAAGAGAAGAGTCGGTGAACGAATATGATACGAACTTAATAAGTATTAGTCAAAAGTTTAAGTAGAATTTGTGTATACCTATAGGAACATAGAGGAGTGGATATTTTTAGGTTGATTTGTGTATTAAGCAATTTATGGGGTTGTCTAACCTAAGCTACACATACCCACTTGTGGCCTACGTGGCGTATGAATGCCACCTGTCATTTCCtatttaatattcaatttgtttctgatgtgtatttaattttcatttattctgGAAGGCTGTGATATCCCAGTGAGTGGTTTGCTGCCCAACTACTAATTAAtcgtatatttttatattattattattataattatcaCGTAGTTTAATGTGAAGAGATAAAGTGACAGCCAATCAAACGCAATAAAGGCCGAAGATATGTGGTCTtacaaaataacaatttttatacTTGGATATTTATCATacacatatttttatttctttcatgaaaaagaaactaattttttaatattttagttatttccggtatatattatattaacaaCTAGAATATCATACGACATCAAATATCAACCATTCGCATATCACAATGCCTAAGGGTGTTCCAATCTGCAAaccaaattaatttgaattgaataaTATGAGTGGTTCGGTCATCGGATGATATGAATACTCTATATATTAGATTTTAATTGGGatagttttaaaagaaaatggcaagtggataataatttttgataatataaatgaattaattggTTGTAGGGTGTAAGATAGGATAATGAATAgttaattatgattattgaGTATTATTAAGAAATGTGAAAATGACCATAAATAAGGGTTTTTCATGATGGTCTACTTTATAGACAAACCAAATAGAAATCCCACTTTGTCACaccctatttatttatttatttatttatttatttatttaaaaaagtgaGGCCCAGTAGtggttttgtatttatttatttaaaagagtGAGGCCCAGTGGTTCTCCAACCACTCCTATTGaatcaattattaatatgGACCGAAGGACCCAACACAAATTGAAGGATTAATAAAGTATGAACATAATTGTTGCTTTGCAACTAAGCaatttcacttttcttttctctctttttcaaagtttttttagGCTTAGAGGGATTTGGAATTTTTTCAATAGGATTGGGTTGAATCTCGTATGCCCACTAGACTTCGGATTGGCTCAACTCGAGCTAAGGTGGGATTATGAGCTTTTGGCGCTTCATGGCTAAATTTCATAATGGATTTATCTATGCTTCTATTTACttgaatttgatataattgGCTAAATTCATATTTGTACATTTTCGACTAAATAGGTTACAGTAGCCTTGATCACATTAAGTAGGTTGACGCGGTTTTTTTTCTAAACCTTCATGAACATTGTTGTATTATCCTCGAATCTTGGTTCATCGTTTGAAATAagataaattgattttgagaGGTTAATCTACAAACTCAATTGTAAACTATCTTCTTTCAGAGTTGACTCTTCCAAAattcaaggcttttaaaaagCTTGGCTAATAATCCcaatttctttcctaaaaaaacagaacttataaatagaaatagtACAGAAATAAAAGTCCAAGTCACACTATCtacaattatatttaaaatatatatatatatatatatgagtaaaaaaaaaaaaaaagcttatttttagtaaataattaaaccttttatttattattattattgagaaATTCAAACTTCGACTAAATGagcataatttatttttttactccttaatatattaaaatcaaatttaaagtaGTAACCATAAACTTCTTAATCCATCTTGGTAGAAggaaaatatcaatttaaaaaaaaaaaaaaaaaaaaaaaaaNNNNNNNNNNNNNNNNNNNNNNNNNNNNNNNNNNNNNNNNNNNNNNNNNNNNNNNNNNNNNNNNNNNNNNNNNNNNNNNNNNNNNNNNNNNNNNNNNNNNNNNNNNNNNNNNNNNNNNNNNNNNNNNNNNNNNNNNNNNNNNNNNNNNNNNNNNNNNNNNNNNNNNNNNNNNNNNNNNNNNNNNNNNNNNNNNNNNNNNNNNNNNNNNNNNNNNNNNNNNNNNNNNNNNNNNNNNNNNNNNNNNNNNNNNNNNNNNNNNNNNaaaaaaaaaaaaaaaaaaaaaaaaaaaaaaaaaaaaaaaaagaaaaaaagaaaaaaagaaaaaaagaaaaagaaaaagagattaatTCAGAGTTTGGATGGGGCAAATGTTGTAAATACCTTCTATTCTGGAGGGCCGGTTCCTGTTTCTAAATTCTACCTTCCCTCTCCCGCTCACCAAGTCCTTCCCTTCCACCTTGCTTTCATTTTTCGCagcaaaaccctaatttagcTGAACTCCTAAACACAATTATTGCTGCCTTACCAGTGGGGGACCCTGGAAGACTTTTCTCCCTTGTCTTCTTCAGGTTTCCAGAAGCTGTTGACCGTTAATTTCGCCCGTACTTGTCTTTGCTCTGCTTCAACAGTAAGTAcaaattgtgtttgttttccTGGTGTTTTGATTCTTCCTGTTAGGTTTTTTGTATTCGGTGTAGTGTTCCTTGCTCGACTTGCACTGAATTGGCACTTTAGTTGCTGCCTTTTTGGTTCTCGAGCTAATGCTCAGTTGCCAATGAAGTCTTTGGGAAAAGGGAGTTCTGAAAATTTGGCTGATTTTCATACCAGGAAGCCGATTTACTCTGTACCATAACAGTGAAACGggaattttgttttcctcGGAATTTTCATGCCATAGAAGAGTAGGTTTTACTCTCACgctcattcatcttctaaatGATCTAGTTCACTCTTCTGTGATATGGTTCATGCCCTTCCGATTCGGTCATATTcgttatatttttgttaaactCAATAACATGTGAGTTGTATTGTTTTCCTCGTTAGGATGCCATTGCAAGTCTGAGAAGATATGGATGCAAATGCGCCTCTGGAGGAGAACGGTAAGATGGAGCTTAGTGATAGTGATAAACAAGATGAGGATTTGGGCGACGACATTCTCGAGGACTTGGACTCTTATTTGCAAGACATCAATGATCGGCTGACCATTTCGAGGATGGTAAGTGACTCTGTCATCAAGGGTATGGTAAATGCAATTTCTCAGGAGGCGCATGAGAAAATCACTCAGAAAGAACTGGAGGTGTCtgaattgaaagaaatagTACACTCTTACCACTTGGGATCTGAGAAAAATGAGTTCTTGGTGTCTCCACCGACGTCGTGGAAGCCAAAAAGTACTGAACATGATAGAAATGACAGCATCTCTGATGCATTTTTTGAGCATGATGAAATGAGGGAATCCATGTGCAGCCTAAGAAATTCAACTGAGGAGAACTTCAAGAAACTAAGGAAAGAAATTGATAGAATAAGAGGAGAAAACTCAATTAGAAAGATCAATTCAGGCTCTGAGTTGGTTGGACTTGGATTGAGTGGTATACTACAAGAAAAAGCATCTTCAAGATGTATTGATGTTGATAAAATCGTTGATGATCTTCAAGATAATCTAGACACTTACTATAAGCAGGTGGAAGACATAGTTCAATTGTCCAAAGCATCTCTTGGTCAGGGGCAAGTTGAGCAGGAGTACCTGGCAGATATTGAAGGCATGGTTATTAGAAATTATATCTGTTGTGTTCAAGAAGAGTTTGAGGAGAAACTGTGGGACCAAAACGctaaaattttgagtaatGAAAGAAAGATCTCAGCCGAaaagattaaagaaatttCATGTTTACGTCAAGAATTAGATATCATTTTGAAATCACTATCTCCTTCAGAAATTGGACATTTGATTTCCTATAGTTCTATGGATTCTGATCATTCCCATCGCAAGTTACATATGACTCCATCGACTTTGCTTTGGGAAGGAAATGGCAAACATGAAATGTCGAAGACAAATCTTCCGACGAATGTGGACCCTGCTCGTCTGAAGCATTTGACTAGAgatgaattaattaatcatttcaaTGCTGAGATGACAAAAATGAGTAGAAACCACGAGTCCCAAGTACATCAAATTACTGAAGAAAATTTTACCCTCAAGAGAgaacttttgaaagaaaaagagaagtcaTCTTTATTGAAGAAGGATAAAGAGTTTGACATACTAAGGAGAAAAATCCCTGAcattattctaaaattagaTGACATTGTTatggaaaatgagaaaatacaGTCATCTGATGCTAATGATGAGAACCTGGGGACAATGAGGAAAAGACTGGAGTCTCTTATTTCAGAAAATCACCACCTTAATGACTTGCTTGGAGAAAAGATAAAGGAGGTTAAATGTTTGTCTTTTCAAGTTTCAAGCCACGCTGAGCAAATGTCCCAACATTCTCTTTTACATGTGAAGTCATTGAATACGATTGAAAAAATTACATGTGAAATGCAGGATGCACAATTTGAAGCCTCAATTTGTGAGGATATAGTCAAATGCTTTTTAAGGGAGATGATAGACCAAATCAGATACACCACAGAGGAGTCAGCTTTGAGATATGATATCATGCAAGGAATTTATAAAACCATCCTCCAAGGAGCTTCTTTCATAGGTGAGCTTCCTAGTTCATCTGAAAATGAACATTTAGATGAGGAATCCGTCATTATGCAAGGTATTCTGGGAGTGGTTTTACAAGAATCCTTGAAAGAAGCTGAGGAGAaaatgtctagcttgaatagCAGATATATGGAAGAGATGAGAATTCGACTGTCCCTTGAAATGAAGGTGTTTCATTGTGGTGAGGCATTAGGAGTAGCGgcttttgaaaaagaaaagttagaaGCAGAATTATTATCAATGAGATcatcattaaaagaaaaagaacaacgTGTGCAAGAAATAACTtttgaattagaaaaagagaaagagaaggtgGCTTTAGCTTATGAAGAGGTTGACTCTTTGAAGGATCAGATCAACATGCAGGAAATACTTATTTTGAAAAGCCAAGAAGAGTCCAATACTGCCAATCTTAAATTGACAGAGGCCATGCAGAAAGTTGAGTTACTTGAGGTGGAAACTTGCGAGTCAAAACAGAACCTTGAACAAGCAATGGCAGAATTAAGCAAGGTTGATGAAGAGAGGAGGATGCTTGCTGCCATGGTGTCAGAAAATAAGGAGACTATGTTATTGGtcgaggagaaagaaaaggaatctaGAAAGCAGATAGAATCAGTGATTTTTGTTGTCCAGGATCTATTGAAAGAggtttttgattttgaacataGAGTTGTTGACTATATTTCAAGGAATAATGAAAGGTACTTGGCTAATACTTTGATATTTTGTTCTGATATTGTTGTTGAAACTTGAACTTTTAGTAATCTTCAAAATTGTTTCATTACACTTGTTCTTCATCACTGGCGTGGCTGTTTGTTTTGATGTCCTGAGTGGGTTTCAGTTTTACTGTTATCTTATTACATTTTCCACTCACCAATGCCTTTCTAACAAGATTCTAAGAAAAGATTGGACATTAAGGTGGAGTTGTAGCTCATCATGCCTCCAAGTCTATTATTAAGACACCTAACATTACTTCGAAGTTTTTTTTCCGTTGAAGTGCTGTTTTGATTAAACAAAGGAACTCGTCCAGAAGTACATATCTTGAAGTTTTTagagaaatattattttttcacaaGCATGTGCGTGAATGAGCCAAACTGATCCTTATTTGATTTCTGTCTTCCCCTAGTTTGTGCCGACCCCCACTACCTCTCTGTTTAATTATCCATTCATTGGAATGTTTAAACCTCCTATTTTGTCTCTTAAATGAGTAAAAATTACTAGGCATCGCcttgactttttttaattaggtcattatatattttgatt
This sequence is a window from Cucurbita pepo subsp. pepo cultivar mu-cu-16 chromosome LG19, ASM280686v2, whole genome shotgun sequence. Protein-coding genes within it:
- the LOC111781720 gene encoding caffeoylshikimate esterase-like, which produces MSHPINEANENSPYGGLTREEFYKKHKVTHYESFILNAQKMKIFTQSWRPAADGELKGVVAMVHGYSSDSGWIFELTAVAIAKYGFLVCSLDLEGHGRSEGSPGYIPDIELLVLDCTLFFDSVREQNPTLPAFLYGESLGGAISMLIALKQMEVWNGIVLNGSMCGISAKFKPIWPLEKLLPLAASLAPSLRLVVSKPLAGKSYKEEWKRRLVARNPNRRFSGKPPMATALEFLRVCKYIKTNCHEIRIPMLMVHGEEDVVCDSRSARFVFESAASEDKTLKVYPGTWHQLIGEPKENVELVYGTIFNWLVDRAEKAKNEKKTIKK
- the LOC111781780 gene encoding WPP domain-associated protein; the protein is MDANAPLEENGKMELSDSDKQDEDLGDDILEDLDSYLQDINDRLTISRMVSDSVIKGMVNAISQEAHEKITQKELEVSELKEIVHSYHLGSEKNEFLVSPPTSWKPKSTEHDRNDSISDAFFEHDEMRESMCSLRNSTEENFKKLRKEIDRIRGENSIRKINSGSELVGLGLSGILQEKASSRCIDVDKIVDDLQDNLDTYYKQVEDIVQLSKASLGQGQVEQEYLADIEGMVIRNYICCVQEEFEEKLWDQNAKILSNERKISAEKIKEISCLRQELDIILKSLSPSEIGHLISYSSMDSDHSHRKLHMTPSTLLWEGNGKHEMSKTNLPTNVDPARLKHLTRDELINHFNAEMTKMSRNHESQVHQITEENFTLKRELLKEKEKSSLLKKDKEFDILRRKIPDIILKLDDIVMENEKIQSSDANDENLGTMRKRLESLISENHHLNDLLGEKIKEVKCLSFQVSSHAEQMSQHSLLHVKSLNTIEKITCEMQDAQFEASICEDIVKCFLREMIDQIRYTTEESALRYDIMQGIYKTILQGASFIGELPSSSENEHLDEESVIMQGILGVVLQESLKEAEEKMSSLNSRYMEEMRIRLSLEMKVFHCGEALGVAAFEKEKLEAELLSMRSSLKEKEQRVQEITFELEKEKEKVALAYEEVDSLKDQINMQEILILKSQEESNTANLKLTEAMQKVELLEVETCESKQNLEQAMAELSKVDEERRMLAAMVSENKETMLLVEEKEKESRKQIESVIFVVQDLLKEVFDFEHRVVDYISRNNERLESLSSETKSLVQNASMLKRASLLFKQRFEKRCSDLQKAEAEVDLLGDEVDALLRLLEKMYNALDSYSPILKHYPGIVKVLKLLKRELSRDTTEAF